In a genomic window of Spiroplasma melliferum:
- a CDS encoding putative lipoprotein, which yields MKKILSILGAISLVGTSTTSLISCTHDKCENKIIGNWKELCKKDKPFNENKPTDKWYLLIHRTNDNKYHINRKLWDGTEGDNKWRPDLLGWSSNWKEVYIWTKNSVPTDNDVPNIDDQGNIVLE from the coding sequence ATGAAAAAGATTTTAAGTATTTTAGGTGCAATATCATTAGTAGGAACAAGCACAACAAGTTTAATAAGTTGTACACATGATAAATGTGAAAATAAAATAATTGGAAATTGAAAAGAATTATGCAAAAAAGATAAACCATTTAATGAAAATAAACCAACTGATAAATGATATTTATTAATACATCGCACTAATGATAATAAATATCATATAAATCGTAAACTTTGAGATGGAACAGAAGGAGATAATAAATGAAGACCTGATTTATTGGGTTGATCAAGTAATTGAAAAGAAGTTTATATTTGAACAAAAAATTCAGTTCCAACAGATAATGATGTTCCAAACATTGATGATCAAGGAAATATTGTTTTAGAATAA
- a CDS encoding putative adhesin P123: protein MNLNKNNSKEAIQINNQVLYTAMRMASTDSKVIKRKIQELDKWFIFPFVITNGVIPMTTSGYKPINSIPQDYSDFTLAITGNATIIAQWKNAFKLEQVNKGTKENNFKDADNFYTKIINPMNYPTNRGDMYEAYLQNSTSDAYFSNQGTPDPVFQGISTQRQYTLLSTEKQFGQNDELSLYIVLNNNNENIGGETINTYEYNQSIQWLYISNITDYYDPFDNKKFLFQEITFSSVNDQLSKSGMAIWQKIQHGAIGEGYFFPRIINGVVDYDPALAKDIGVKWIDLKVLGLTAFTSLTMIGRPVKAGQINTRVYQPRDLLFSDELSGMPDTLLTNSNPANVLYNLQGLKPVNQTTYGEWTNIFNALADPLAKKNAEGVLKSELESTRKTNPNKIPFWDSGLQFKPSGVYDTRQIRKFIYQDPEYKKAPFGVASFDYSSLKSSSFHDILNANRYTHSSISLLPWDVNEFTKFSINNLPIVGKIISFFDLGLPVKLMSQKNTSLIPKIAQLNAFIDYLSYEIIQESLWGDRRGKFDIAGQGYIPYDMFRNETEDQVGALLGSNSLTFGCMLKLTDKIRTHYYSSTGDDLGTKIYSTIDLGQNRIDINGGNDEIVILSQDFQALDKDTKLTNLDNKLEFNPTVDGTLESYVIDLINLQTIGKTNFKITTYSENPFTLNDNITAFQNFQGEWQTMAKFIKPNGNVQAWNSIIKTSALDYDLSEETTFFYPKAVLPPDPFTYKEIIIDLIKPQGILKGAPNDTIATNTFKCQQLGIIIPSSKTLDYMNIDFNIDIDLANMVDPTIKTVNQFKRAYSTILFPNQLSLQFTMIPPTLLKYTSSSGEIYNGFDDNSINNLLLGTGSTNCNGSQDKILNAKEYRIGNSQSSSITWNIKSVSIANITDTGYTQSFTCANSTTDNKVISSSWTLANNDMTVEVYSLLTSPQQNSQNATITFYLYDNPLRMKIIFSKKVMQEVVINGQLWKGAIYNGKSKTYSYIGGIDLKNNSQSTNFNIKLVPSN, encoded by the coding sequence CATTTAAATTAGAACAAGTTAATAAAGGAACAAAAGAAAATAATTTTAAAGATGCTGATAATTTTTATACTAAAATTATTAATCCAATGAATTATCCTACTAATCGTGGTGATATGTATGAAGCATATTTACAAAATAGTACAAGTGATGCATATTTTAGTAATCAAGGTACACCTGATCCAGTATTTCAAGGTATTTCAACTCAACGACAATATACATTATTATCAACTGAAAAACAATTTGGTCAAAATGATGAATTAAGTTTATATATTGTATTAAATAATAATAATGAAAATATTGGTGGAGAAACTATTAATACTTATGAATATAATCAAAGTATTCAATGATTATATATTAGTAATATTACAGACTACTATGACCCATTTGATAATAAAAAGTTTTTATTCCAAGAAATAACATTTAGTAGTGTTAATGACCAATTAAGTAAATCTGGTATGGCAATATGACAAAAAATACAACACGGAGCAATTGGTGAAGGTTATTTTTTTCCAAGAATTATTAATGGTGTTGTTGATTATGACCCTGCATTAGCAAAAGATATTGGTGTTAAATGAATTGATTTAAAAGTATTAGGTTTAACAGCATTTACATCTTTAACAATGATAGGAAGACCTGTAAAAGCAGGACAAATTAATACAAGAGTATATCAGCCACGAGATTTATTATTTTCAGATGAATTAAGTGGAATGCCTGATACTTTATTAACTAATTCAAACCCTGCTAATGTTTTATATAATCTACAAGGATTAAAACCCGTTAATCAAACAACATATGGTGAATGAACTAATATTTTTAATGCGTTAGCAGACCCATTAGCAAAGAAAAATGCTGAGGGAGTATTAAAAAGTGAACTAGAATCTACTAGAAAAACAAATCCTAATAAAATACCTTTTTGAGATAGTGGATTACAATTTAAACCATCAGGTGTATATGATACTAGACAAATTCGTAAATTTATCTATCAAGACCCTGAATATAAAAAGGCTCCATTTGGTGTTGCTTCATTTGATTATTCATCTTTAAAATCATCATCATTTCATGATATTTTAAATGCTAATCGTTATACGCATTCTTCAATTTCATTATTACCATGAGATGTTAATGAATTTACTAAATTTAGTATTAATAATTTACCTATTGTTGGTAAAATAATCTCATTTTTTGATTTAGGTTTACCAGTTAAATTAATGAGTCAAAAAAATACTAGTTTAATACCAAAAATAGCACAATTAAATGCTTTTATTGATTATTTAAGTTATGAAATTATACAAGAAAGTTTATGAGGTGATAGAAGAGGAAAATTTGATATTGCTGGTCAAGGTTATATTCCATATGATATGTTTCGAAATGAAACAGAAGACCAAGTAGGGGCGTTATTAGGAAGTAATTCATTAACTTTTGGTTGTATGTTAAAACTAACAGATAAAATTAGAACCCATTATTATTCTTCAACAGGTGATGATTTAGGAACAAAAATATATTCTACAATTGATTTAGGTCAAAATAGAATAGATATTAATGGTGGAAATGATGAAATAGTTATATTATCACAAGATTTTCAAGCATTAGATAAAGATACTAAATTAACTAATTTAGATAATAAATTAGAATTTAATCCAACTGTTGATGGAACATTAGAAAGTTATGTTATTGATTTAATTAATTTACAAACAATTGGTAAAACTAATTTTAAGATTACAACTTATAGTGAAAATCCATTTACTTTAAATGATAATATTACTGCTTTTCAAAACTTTCAAGGTGAATGACAAACAATGGCTAAGTTTATTAAACCAAATGGAAATGTCCAAGCATGAAATAGTATTATTAAAACAAGTGCCTTAGACTATGACTTATCAGAAGAAACAACATTTTTTTATCCAAAAGCAGTATTACCACCAGATCCATTTACATATAAAGAAATAATAATTGATTTAATAAAACCACAAGGAATATTAAAAGGTGCCCCAAATGATACAATAGCAACAAATACATTTAAATGTCAGCAATTAGGAATTATAATTCCTTCAAGTAAAACATTGGATTATATGAATATTGATTTTAATATAGATATTGATTTAGCAAATATGGTTGATCCAACAATAAAAACAGTAAATCAGTTTAAAAGAGCGTATAGTACTATCCTTTTTCCAAACCAATTATCATTACAATTTACAATGATACCACCAACATTATTAAAATATACTAGTTCATCAGGAGAAATATATAATGGTTTTGATGATAATTCAATAAATAATTTATTACTAGGAACAGGATCAACTAACTGTAATGGTTCACAGGATAAAATTTTAAATGCAAAAGAATATAGAATAGGTAATTCTCAATCATCTTCAATTACATGAAATATTAAAAGTGTATCTATCGCTAATATCACAGATACAGGATATACTCAATCGTTTACATGTGCTAATTCTACTACAGATAATAAAGTAATTTCTTCGAGTTGAACATTAGCAAATAATGATATGACAGTAGAAGTTTATAGTTTATTAACATCTCCACAACAAAATAGTCAAAATGCTACAATTACATTTTATTTATATGATAATCCATTAAGAATGAAAATAATATTTTCTAAAAAAGTAATGCAAGAAGTAGTAATAAATGGTCAATTATGGAAAGGTGCAATATATAATGGAAAATCAAAAACATATAGTTATATTGGAGGAATTGATTTAAAAAATAATAGTCAAAGTACAAATTTTAATATTAAATTAGTTCCGTCTAATTAA